A window from Melitaea cinxia chromosome 5, ilMelCinx1.1, whole genome shotgun sequence encodes these proteins:
- the LOC123653514 gene encoding mitochondrial Rho GTPase isoform X1, with amino-acid sequence MVYETIPRTVRIILLGEPGVGKTSLLLSLVTEEFAEHAPPKAEEITIPADVTPEQVPTNIVDVCLAEQTIEQVAEEIEKAHVVCIVFSVDRQETLNKVASYWLPFVRDNSPDDYRKPVILVGNKIDLIDYSIIDNIWDIAEEYPEVDRCIECSAKTLTNVSEMFYNAQKAVLHPIHPIYSIEEQELTERCKKALTRIFKICDIDGDGLLDDYEITIFQKKCFDTPLQLQVLDEVKSVIAQNIAGGIENECITMKGFIFLHCLFIQRGRNETTWTVLRKFGYDESLELVHTYLYPNIKVPVGCTSELSYKGQQFLTQLFEKYDRDRDGMLNPTELKNVFSCCPRIPWHNLRYTVPTNDKGFLTLQGWMCRWTLMTLHDLQNTSAYLAYLGYNFLENDTQKSAIHITRDKKVDIAKKQSSRNVYQCHIIGPRSCGKTSICRSFLGIAHKKIKPNMHDRGDNNTENNCCINTVLVYGQEKYLVLKEIPITRVSDPLQPHEVNCDVACLVYDIAATRSFEYIARIYIKYFAESHIPVLIVGTKSENIMMRQEYILQPDVFCNKYQLLPPQYFNIKENKHDVFVKLATMAAFPQFQAAWILFSKHRHLKHFASLAGENSSWWKAGIGVAAATIMGLMLLKMLSFQSR; translated from the exons atggtgtATGAAACAATCCCTCGAACGGTACGGATAATCTTGCTTGGAGAACCAGGAGTTGGTAAAACATCATTATTACTTTCATTGGTTACTGAAGAATTTGCCGAACATGCACCTCCTAAAGCTGAAGAAATTACAATTCCTGCTGATGTTACCCCAGAACAAGTGCCAACTAATATCGTCGACGTGTGTC tggcTGAACAAACTATTGAGCAAGTTGCAGAAGAGATAGAAAAAGCGCATGTTGTTTGTATAGTTTTTTCTGTCGATAGACAAGAAACTCTAAATAAAGTGGCTTCATATTGGCTACCTTTTGTAAGGGACAACAGCCCAGATGATTACCGCAAGCCTGTTATTCTTGTTGGAAACAAAATAGATCTTATTGATTACTCCATTATTGAT AACATTTGGGATATTGCTGAAGAATACCCTGAAGTAGACAGATGCATAGAATGTTCTGCGAAGACCTTAACAAATGTTTCGGAAATGTTTTATAATGCACAAAAAGCAGTATTACACCCTATTCATCCAATTTACTCTATTGAGGAACAAGAG CTTACAGAGAGATGTAAAAAGGCTCTGacaagaatatttaaaatttgtgatATTGATGGTGATGGTCTATTAGATGATtatgaaataacaatatttcagAAGAAGTGTTTCGATACTCCTTTACAATTACag GTTTTAGATGAAGTAAAATCAGTAATTGCACAAAATATTGCTGGAGGCATAGAAAATGAGTGTATTACAATGAAGGGATTTATATTCTTGCATTGTTTGTTTATACAAAGGGGAAGAAATGAGACAACCTGGACTGTTTTGCGCAAGTTTGGTTATGATGAGAGCTTAGAGCTTGTACACACTTACTTGTATCCTAA TATTAAGGTTCCCGTGGGATGTACTTCAGAGCTGTCTTATAAGGGGCAGCAGTTTCTGACTCAGTTATTTGAGAAATATGATCGGGACAGAGATGGCATGCTCAATCCAACTgaacttaaaaatgtattttcttgTTGTCCTCGTATACCTTGGCACAACTTACGTTACACTGTCCCAACTAATGACAAG GGTTTTCTTACTCTACAAGGTTGGATGTGTCGATGGACTTTGATGACTTTACATGATTTACAAAATACTAGTGCATATTTAGCATATTTAGGCTACAATTTTCTTGAAAACGATACTCAGAAGTCAGCTATACATA TTACCAGAGATAAAAAAGTTGATATAGCTAAGAAACAGTCAAGTCGGAATGTATATCAATGCCACATTATTGGTCCTAGATCATGTGGCAAAACTTCTATATGTAGGAGTTTTTTAGGAATAGCACATAAA AAAATTAAACCAAATATGCATGACAGAGGTGATAATAATACAGAAAACAATTGTTGTATCAATACAGTGCTAGTCTATGGGCAGGAGAAGTATCTAGTTTTGAAGGAAATTCCCATAACACGAGTGTCTGACCCACTACAACCCCATGAAGTTAATTGTGACGTGGCCTGCCTTGTATATGACATTGCCGCTACTAGATCATTCGAATATATTGCTAGAATATATATA aaatatttcgcTGAAAGTCACATCCCTGTCTTGATTGTTGGCACCAAAAGTGAAAATATAATGATGAGACAGGAGTATATTCTACAACCAGACgttttttgtaacaaatatcAACTACTGCCTCCgcagtattttaatatcaaagaaaacaaACACGATGTTTTTGTCAAGTTAGCAACTATGGCGGCATTTCC TCAATTTCAAGCTGCTTGGATTTTGTTCAGCAAACACAG GCATCTTAAGCATTTTGCAAGTTTGGCGGGAGAGAATTCATCGTGGTGGAAAGCCGGTATTGGCGTTGCCGCAGCTACAATTATGGGCCTCATGCTACTCAAGATGTTGAGTTTTCAAAGTCGGTAG
- the LOC123653514 gene encoding mitochondrial Rho GTPase isoform X2 encodes MVYETIPRTVRIILLGEPGVGKTSLLLSLVTEEFAEHAPPKAEEITIPADVTPEQVPTNIVDVCLAEQTIEQVAEEIEKAHVVCIVFSVDRQETLNKVASYWLPFVRDNSPDDYRKPVILVGNKIDLIDYSIIDNIWDIAEEYPEVDRCIECSAKTLTNVSEMFYNAQKAVLHPIHPIYSIEEQELTERCKKALTRIFKICDIDGDGLLDDYEITIFQKKCFDTPLQLQVLDEVKSVIAQNIAGGIENECITMKGFIFLHCLFIQRGRNETTWTVLRKFGYDESLELVHTYLYPNIKVPVGCTSELSYKGQQFLTQLFEKYDRDRDGMLNPTELKNVFSCCPRIPWHNLRYTVPTNDKGFLTLQGWMCRWTLMTLHDLQNTSAYLAYLGYNFLENDTQKSAIHITRDKKVDIAKKQSSRNVYQCHIIGPRSCGKTSICRSFLGIAHKKIKPNMHDRGDNNTENNCCINTVLVYGQEKYLVLKEIPITRVSDPLQPHEVNCDVACLVYDIAATRSFEYIARIYIKYFAESHIPVLIVGTKSENIMMRQEYILQPDVFCNKYQLLPPQYFNIKENKHDVFVKLATMAAFPHLKHFASLAGENSSWWKAGIGVAAATIMGLMLLKMLSFQSR; translated from the exons atggtgtATGAAACAATCCCTCGAACGGTACGGATAATCTTGCTTGGAGAACCAGGAGTTGGTAAAACATCATTATTACTTTCATTGGTTACTGAAGAATTTGCCGAACATGCACCTCCTAAAGCTGAAGAAATTACAATTCCTGCTGATGTTACCCCAGAACAAGTGCCAACTAATATCGTCGACGTGTGTC tggcTGAACAAACTATTGAGCAAGTTGCAGAAGAGATAGAAAAAGCGCATGTTGTTTGTATAGTTTTTTCTGTCGATAGACAAGAAACTCTAAATAAAGTGGCTTCATATTGGCTACCTTTTGTAAGGGACAACAGCCCAGATGATTACCGCAAGCCTGTTATTCTTGTTGGAAACAAAATAGATCTTATTGATTACTCCATTATTGAT AACATTTGGGATATTGCTGAAGAATACCCTGAAGTAGACAGATGCATAGAATGTTCTGCGAAGACCTTAACAAATGTTTCGGAAATGTTTTATAATGCACAAAAAGCAGTATTACACCCTATTCATCCAATTTACTCTATTGAGGAACAAGAG CTTACAGAGAGATGTAAAAAGGCTCTGacaagaatatttaaaatttgtgatATTGATGGTGATGGTCTATTAGATGATtatgaaataacaatatttcagAAGAAGTGTTTCGATACTCCTTTACAATTACag GTTTTAGATGAAGTAAAATCAGTAATTGCACAAAATATTGCTGGAGGCATAGAAAATGAGTGTATTACAATGAAGGGATTTATATTCTTGCATTGTTTGTTTATACAAAGGGGAAGAAATGAGACAACCTGGACTGTTTTGCGCAAGTTTGGTTATGATGAGAGCTTAGAGCTTGTACACACTTACTTGTATCCTAA TATTAAGGTTCCCGTGGGATGTACTTCAGAGCTGTCTTATAAGGGGCAGCAGTTTCTGACTCAGTTATTTGAGAAATATGATCGGGACAGAGATGGCATGCTCAATCCAACTgaacttaaaaatgtattttcttgTTGTCCTCGTATACCTTGGCACAACTTACGTTACACTGTCCCAACTAATGACAAG GGTTTTCTTACTCTACAAGGTTGGATGTGTCGATGGACTTTGATGACTTTACATGATTTACAAAATACTAGTGCATATTTAGCATATTTAGGCTACAATTTTCTTGAAAACGATACTCAGAAGTCAGCTATACATA TTACCAGAGATAAAAAAGTTGATATAGCTAAGAAACAGTCAAGTCGGAATGTATATCAATGCCACATTATTGGTCCTAGATCATGTGGCAAAACTTCTATATGTAGGAGTTTTTTAGGAATAGCACATAAA AAAATTAAACCAAATATGCATGACAGAGGTGATAATAATACAGAAAACAATTGTTGTATCAATACAGTGCTAGTCTATGGGCAGGAGAAGTATCTAGTTTTGAAGGAAATTCCCATAACACGAGTGTCTGACCCACTACAACCCCATGAAGTTAATTGTGACGTGGCCTGCCTTGTATATGACATTGCCGCTACTAGATCATTCGAATATATTGCTAGAATATATATA aaatatttcgcTGAAAGTCACATCCCTGTCTTGATTGTTGGCACCAAAAGTGAAAATATAATGATGAGACAGGAGTATATTCTACAACCAGACgttttttgtaacaaatatcAACTACTGCCTCCgcagtattttaatatcaaagaaaacaaACACGATGTTTTTGTCAAGTTAGCAACTATGGCGGCATTTCC GCATCTTAAGCATTTTGCAAGTTTGGCGGGAGAGAATTCATCGTGGTGGAAAGCCGGTATTGGCGTTGCCGCAGCTACAATTATGGGCCTCATGCTACTCAAGATGTTGAGTTTTCAAAGTCGGTAG